The Nocardia sp. NBC_00508 nucleotide sequence TCCACGCGGGATCGAGCCCGAACGGCAGCCGCCCTTCTCGCCGCGCCGCCAGGTAGCGCTCGCCCAGCACACAGAACACCACGATCAGCAGCAGACCCCAGCCGAAGGTGATACGCAGGTACTCCACGTTGCGGCCGACATGCTGCCAGCGATCCGACAGCCACTTGTCGTAGCTCATGAAGCCGAAGATCGCCAGCCAGGCCGGCCAGTTGCGCAGCACCGAATTGCGCAGCACCACCGTCATCAGGAACGGGAACAGCATCATCGAGTAGTACATCTGCCCGAGCGAGCTGAGCAGGAACGACGCCGTCAGCAACACGCCCGAGGTGGTGCACACGAAGAACAACTCGTCATCGCGGTAGTAGCGGTACAACAGCCACAGCGACAGCAGCACGAGCACGCCGAGCACCACGCGCATGCCCCAGGTCAGCAACGGCGGCAGGCCGTAGTACTCGCCGTTGCCGACGATCGCGCTGTTGAAGTAGTCGCGGGATTCGAAGATGTAGGGCCCGGTGCGGGTGAAGAACTTCTCCGGGTCCTTGGACAGCGGCCAGGCGATCGCGGTCAGCGCCACCGGCACGCCGAGCGCGGTGATGAACACCTTCCACTGCCCGCGCACCAGCGCGATCAAGAGCAGGGGGGCCAGCGTCGGTTTCACCGCGATACTCAATCCGAGCGCGGCGCCCGCCCAGAGGTCTCGTCGTTGCAACAGCAGACAGATGAAGATCAGCTCCGCCAGCAGCACGCAACCGTTGACATTGGTGAACACCAACGTGTTGATCACGGTCTCGGACGTGAACATCGCCAGCAACAGCGCCGGAGCGGCAACCGAGTTCAGCGTGTACCGGAACAGCCGCAGCAGCAGGTACCACGCGATGAGGATCGCGATCGCGTTCAGCGCGATGAACAGCCAGCGCGATTTCTCGTAGTCGATGGCGGCGATCGGCGCGATGAGCAGGGTGCCGCTCGGCGGGTAGAGGTAGTGCGGATCGACCGAGTCGAAGTTCGCGGTGTAGACCGGCCTGCCGTTCAGGAAATCGAGAGATGCCTGGTAGACCGGCTTGTAGTCATCGGTGATGAAGCCGTTGACAGCCTTGATGAACACCCGGTTCAGCACGGTCATGACCGCCAGGGGCCAGAGCGCGAACTTGATCACCTCGGCGGTGGTACGAGCGGTCCGGGGCTCGAGCTGTCGAAGGAACACTGGGGCACGGTACACCGGATCGATTACCGGTGGTTGCCGGGACCTGTCCGACGCGCGCTCGAGCGGCCCAGGGAACCCGGGTGTCAGGCCGGGCAGGCGGTGCCGTCGGCGGGGAGTTTGCCATCCTTCAGGTAGTCGAGCAGCGCCCGCTGCGCGCAGCTGGAGTGGGTCGACACCGGATGGCCGAAGCCTTGCCAGGCGAGCGCCGCATGCCGGGCGCCCGCCGCACCCAACGCGCCGGTCACCGACGACTGACCGCCGTTGCCGACCACCGGATCCGCGACTCCGCCGAGCACCAGCACCGGGATGCCGAGCTTCTCCGGCATCGGCGGCGCGGTCGAGACCGGCCATGCCGCGCATTCCATCAGCGCGATGGCCGCCGCTTTGCCGAAGACCGGGTACTTGCCGCCCCAGGCGCCCGCGAGTTCGGTGGCCTTGCCCGGCGTCGGCGGCTGCTGGGTGTCGCTGCACCGGTTGACGAACTGCCCGTCGCTCTCGGTGGCGGCGGACTCGCGCACGATCAGATTGCTCAGCGGGCCCCGGTCGCCGCGTCCGGCCGCGGCGAGCGCATCCGCCAGCTCACCGATCCGGTTGACCTGGTCGGCGCGCGGGCTGCCCAGGAATCCCGACAGCGCGGTGAGCACCGCGTTCGCCGAGATGTCGCCGAGCCCGCCGGACCCGGCCCGGTTCACCAGATCGGTGATCGCCGCGCGCGGGTCGGCGCCCAGCGAGCAGCCGACGCCGACGCAGCGCTGCGCGAACGCGGTCAGCGCGGCCTCGGCGCCCTGCACAGCCTGCTCCGCCCGGGTGACGGCGTCCGTGCCGACCGGCTCGGGGGAGTCGAGCACCAGCCGGGCGAGGTGGTCGCCGTACTTGCGGGCGTAGCTGAGCGCGACCTTCGCACCATTGCCGGTGCCGAGCAGCGTGATGTGCTCGACCTGCCACTGCCTGCGCAACTGCTCGATGTCGTCGGCGGCGTGCGGTGCGTCGAACGTGCCCTCGTAAGGCTGCAAGAAGTCGCGGCAGGCGATGGTGCCTTCCTGGCTCAGGGTGGTCATCCGCGGCACCGGATCGCCGGCGCCGGGACCGAACTGGGCGTTGTCGGCCAGCCCGCTGCGGATCTCCGGCGGCAGGCAGTCGATCGGCTGCGAGCTGCCGAGACCGCGCCGGTCCACCGCGACGATCGGGCGGGCGGCCAGCAGCGCGGCGGCCGGACCCGCGGCGAGTCCGGCGAGGGTGGCGGTCGAGGAGCGGTCTGTGCCCGAGGTGAGCACCAGGGGCGGCACATCGGCCGGAGTCTGTGCCAGACGGGCGCGCATCGCACCGGCACGGAAGTTGCCGAGCACCGCGCCCGCCGCGTCGATGGGAGTCGAGAATTCGGCGCAGTCGAGCACCAGTCCGGCGGGCGCGGGGCCGAGCCCGAGCAGGTCCAGGGTCGGCTGGGTGCACTCGCGCCAGCTGAGGTCGGTCTTGGGCAGCTCCGCGTTCGGTGGCGCGGGCGCCGCGGCGGAAGTCGCGGCAGTGCCCGCGACGGGCGGGCGCTGTACCGCGACACCGGGACGATCCGACGGTCCCGCGCCGCAACCGGCGGTGACGATCGAGAGGGTGGCGGCAAGCACGGCGGCCCGAGTCCAGCGCATTGCTACAGCCTGCCAGGTTCCGGCGCCTGTTTCATCGACGGGCCCACCGGGTGAGTATCGTGCCATCGTCGTCGAGTAGCACGTGCGCGGGAGTCATGCGGGTACGGAACTCGTGCGCCGACAGCGAGATTCGCCGCGCCGTGCCGCCGACCAGCAGCGGCGCGGTGGTCAGGCAGAGCTCGTCGACCACGTCGGCCGCGAGCAGTTCACCGAACA carries:
- a CDS encoding glycosyltransferase family 87 protein, whose protein sequence is MFLRQLEPRTARTTAEVIKFALWPLAVMTVLNRVFIKAVNGFITDDYKPVYQASLDFLNGRPVYTANFDSVDPHYLYPPSGTLLIAPIAAIDYEKSRWLFIALNAIAILIAWYLLLRLFRYTLNSVAAPALLLAMFTSETVINTLVFTNVNGCVLLAELIFICLLLQRRDLWAGAALGLSIAVKPTLAPLLLIALVRGQWKVFITALGVPVALTAIAWPLSKDPEKFFTRTGPYIFESRDYFNSAIVGNGEYYGLPPLLTWGMRVVLGVLVLLSLWLLYRYYRDDELFFVCTTSGVLLTASFLLSSLGQMYYSMMLFPFLMTVVLRNSVLRNWPAWLAIFGFMSYDKWLSDRWQHVGRNVEYLRITFGWGLLLIVVFCVLGERYLAARREGRLPFGLDPAWMRSAPDPRGDAPQQPTPAPSAALATETSRSQNGAAPAEQNRISVEP
- a CDS encoding alpha/beta hydrolase, which produces MRWTRAAVLAATLSIVTAGCGAGPSDRPGVAVQRPPVAGTAATSAAAPAPPNAELPKTDLSWRECTQPTLDLLGLGPAPAGLVLDCAEFSTPIDAAGAVLGNFRAGAMRARLAQTPADVPPLVLTSGTDRSSTATLAGLAAGPAAALLAARPIVAVDRRGLGSSQPIDCLPPEIRSGLADNAQFGPGAGDPVPRMTTLSQEGTIACRDFLQPYEGTFDAPHAADDIEQLRRQWQVEHITLLGTGNGAKVALSYARKYGDHLARLVLDSPEPVGTDAVTRAEQAVQGAEAALTAFAQRCVGVGCSLGADPRAAITDLVNRAGSGGLGDISANAVLTALSGFLGSPRADQVNRIGELADALAAAGRGDRGPLSNLIVRESAATESDGQFVNRCSDTQQPPTPGKATELAGAWGGKYPVFGKAAAIALMECAAWPVSTAPPMPEKLGIPVLVLGGVADPVVGNGGQSSVTGALGAAGARHAALAWQGFGHPVSTHSSCAQRALLDYLKDGKLPADGTACPA